A DNA window from Comamonas fluminis contains the following coding sequences:
- a CDS encoding DUF1329 domain-containing protein, translating to MKFVEAKTQLAVAVGLMLATSVWAKVPASEAEQLGKELTCVGAIKAGNKEGTIPEFTGKWAGAPAGVAHTPHSGKHPVDVYANEKPIFSITAENLDKYADKLSDGQKAMFKKYPATFRIPVYQGHRDFRYPDYVCEIAKKNALESEVIENGLAIKGYFGAINFPIPKNGLELLWNNQLPTRAASETIIRDMANVLSDGSMSFGRMLNQNLDRVNDPENRGKPVEGIQAYSQTKGLLPEREKGGVTNSVEPVNYAKDKRLAWSYDPGTRRVRQVPEYGFDQPMTGTGGKMTIDSDRFFNGSPERYNWKSLGKKEMYVPANNFKIHQPTVKYADLLKVNHANPDFMRYELRRVWVLEGTLKEGFRHVYGKRVMFLDEDTGQAVVSDFYDARGQLWQHALINYYYSYDINAWHAGTSFYHDLNSGGYMGYNLFQERPVGPILNKGNLTPAMYTPEAARNAGN from the coding sequence ATGAAGTTTGTAGAAGCCAAGACTCAACTCGCGGTAGCAGTGGGTTTGATGCTTGCAACATCGGTATGGGCGAAGGTACCGGCAAGCGAGGCGGAGCAGCTGGGCAAAGAGCTGACATGCGTTGGCGCCATCAAGGCGGGCAACAAGGAAGGCACGATTCCCGAGTTCACCGGCAAGTGGGCAGGCGCGCCCGCTGGCGTGGCTCATACGCCCCATAGCGGCAAGCATCCTGTGGATGTCTATGCGAATGAAAAGCCAATTTTCAGCATCACGGCTGAAAATCTGGATAAGTATGCAGACAAGCTGAGTGATGGTCAGAAGGCCATGTTCAAGAAGTACCCTGCGACTTTCCGAATCCCCGTGTATCAGGGGCACCGTGATTTCCGTTACCCCGATTACGTCTGCGAAATTGCGAAGAAGAATGCTCTGGAATCGGAAGTGATTGAAAACGGCCTGGCGATCAAGGGCTATTTTGGTGCGATCAACTTCCCTATTCCCAAGAATGGTCTGGAGCTGCTCTGGAATAACCAGTTGCCAACGCGCGCAGCCTCTGAAACCATCATCCGTGACATGGCCAACGTGCTGTCCGATGGCTCCATGAGTTTTGGCCGCATGCTGAACCAGAATCTGGATCGAGTGAACGACCCGGAAAATCGTGGCAAGCCCGTGGAAGGCATTCAGGCATACAGCCAGACAAAGGGCTTGCTGCCAGAGCGTGAGAAAGGCGGGGTGACCAACTCGGTTGAACCCGTGAATTACGCGAAGGACAAGCGTCTGGCGTGGAGCTATGACCCCGGTACTCGTCGTGTGCGTCAGGTGCCTGAGTATGGTTTCGACCAGCCTATGACTGGTACCGGCGGCAAGATGACGATTGACTCGGATCGTTTCTTCAATGGCTCACCCGAGCGCTACAACTGGAAGTCGCTTGGCAAGAAGGAAATGTATGTTCCTGCCAATAACTTCAAGATTCACCAGCCAACCGTGAAGTACGCGGATCTGCTGAAAGTGAATCACGCAAATCCCGATTTCATGCGCTACGAACTGCGCCGCGTCTGGGTTCTGGAAGGCACCTTGAAGGAAGGCTTCCGCCATGTGTATGGCAAGCGTGTGATGTTCCTGGATGAGGACACCGGCCAGGCTGTGGTTTCGGACTTCTACGATGCCCGTGGTCAGTTGTGGCAGCACGCATTGATCAACTACTACTACTCGTACGACATCAATGCTTGGCATGCAGGAACTTCGTTCTATCACGACCTTAATTCCGGCGGCTACATGGGCTACAACCTTTTCCAGGAACGTCCCGTTGGACCGATTCTGAACAAGGGCAACCTGACCCCAGCCATGTACACGCCCGAAGCCGCACGTAACGCTGGCAACTAA
- a CDS encoding DUF1302 domain-containing protein — protein sequence MKKLTPIAVAALLSLGMGAVHAGETIEFGDGYKFDWRLNMSYGLGVRLGNPSPVIASDGNNNFKKGSLTANRLGAVWESKFSKGDSGFVLNASTFYDDVYHQTNDNPNKYISTGGTPNEFTSAAKRYGGGYSRLLDTYAYTSFNMGETRATVRVGKQVVNWGESMYFANIAGAQGPSDAAKSASPGAEIKEILLPEDQISASLEVSPKLSLLAHYQFGFHETLLPAVGMYTSTANAVGPGTTCAYNVGAACYSKYRGDIRPSSSGQFGIGGRYRVTDETEVGVYYLNYNDRSPSVISDGRGGYNIRYFDDIKMLASTVSTTFGKFSAFGEASYRKGTPVSVNLTAGSTTGTVVRGDVIQGNVGGIFNIGRTGFADDVSLAAEVSGSRVMSVDQGSTAAMNYQTRNSLVAGATLTLGYPGIFEGWDLTVPISYQSQISGRATVGTFGGGQGDSRLSIGATFVRKSNLSINVAYINYLGNPSMDTLRYRTMTDRDQLSVTAKYSF from the coding sequence ATGAAGAAACTCACCCCCATTGCAGTGGCCGCACTGCTGTCTCTGGGCATGGGTGCTGTTCACGCGGGGGAGACGATCGAATTTGGTGATGGCTACAAATTCGACTGGCGTCTGAACATGAGCTATGGCCTGGGTGTTCGCCTGGGGAACCCCTCTCCCGTGATTGCCTCTGATGGTAATAACAACTTTAAGAAGGGTTCGCTCACGGCAAATCGCCTGGGTGCAGTCTGGGAAAGCAAATTTTCCAAGGGCGACAGCGGCTTTGTTCTGAATGCAAGTACCTTCTATGACGATGTGTACCACCAGACCAATGACAACCCTAATAAGTACATTTCCACGGGCGGTACTCCCAACGAGTTCACGTCTGCAGCCAAGCGCTATGGTGGTGGCTATTCGCGTCTGCTCGATACGTATGCATACACCAGCTTCAACATGGGTGAAACCCGTGCCACGGTGCGTGTTGGTAAGCAGGTGGTGAACTGGGGCGAGTCCATGTACTTCGCCAATATCGCTGGAGCCCAAGGCCCCAGCGATGCGGCAAAGTCGGCTTCTCCTGGTGCTGAAATCAAGGAAATTCTGCTGCCTGAAGATCAGATCTCAGCGTCGCTGGAAGTCAGCCCCAAGCTCTCGCTGCTGGCGCACTACCAGTTTGGCTTCCATGAAACGCTTTTGCCAGCCGTTGGTATGTACACCAGCACTGCTAACGCTGTGGGCCCAGGCACTACCTGCGCATACAACGTGGGCGCTGCGTGCTACTCCAAGTACCGTGGAGATATTCGTCCGAGCAGTTCCGGCCAGTTTGGTATCGGTGGTCGCTATCGTGTGACGGATGAAACGGAAGTTGGCGTTTATTACCTGAACTACAACGATCGCTCTCCTAGTGTTATCAGCGATGGCCGAGGCGGTTACAACATCCGATATTTTGACGATATCAAGATGCTGGCCTCCACTGTGAGCACGACCTTTGGTAAGTTCTCGGCATTCGGTGAAGCCAGCTACCGCAAGGGCACTCCCGTGTCTGTGAATTTAACGGCGGGATCGACTACCGGTACTGTGGTTCGCGGCGATGTGATTCAAGGTAACGTGGGTGGCATCTTCAATATCGGGCGCACCGGTTTTGCGGATGACGTTAGCTTGGCTGCTGAAGTTTCTGGTTCTCGAGTGATGAGCGTGGATCAAGGCAGCACTGCTGCCATGAACTACCAGACGCGTAACTCTCTGGTTGCTGGTGCGACACTGACACTGGGCTATCCAGGTATCTTCGAAGGCTGGGATTTGACCGTGCCTATCAGCTACCAGAGCCAGATCAGTGGCCGTGCGACTGTGGGGACTTTCGGTGGTGGTCAGGGTGACAGCCGTCTGAGCATCGGTGCGACATTTGTGCGTAAGAGCAATCTGTCCATCAACGTTGCCTACATCAACTACTTAGGCAATCCTTCGATGGATACATTGCGCTATCGCACCATGACAGACCGCGACCAGCTGTCTGTAACTGCCAAGTACTCGTTCTGA